The genomic region GCAGGCGGTTTTCTGTTTGGTGCTGTTCTCGGTTTCTTGTTTGGAATGCTCAAATCAGATCCTCAAGACCAGTATTCGCAGTACAGTTGACAGTTATCAGTTGTAAACGATCGGTGAAGGCGCGATAGATCGCGTCTTTATTTTTGAAAGAGCAAAAATAGAGGCATTAACAGTTATTCGTGAGAAGTGGTGTGTGGTTTGTGGTGCGTGAAAATACCTCTTACTAACTACCCATTACCCATTACCAATGAAAAAATTAGGCATTTTCGGCGGTACTTTCGATCCGGTACATTGGGGACACTTGTTGGTTGCTGAGAGTGCTTGCAGTCAAGTTGGTTTGGAACGAGTGATTTGGGTAGTCAATTCTCGCCCACACTACAAGCAATCGACACCATTTCAGCATCGGTGGGAAATGGTACGACAGGCGATCGCAGATCGTCGTGATTGGGAAATCGCACCCCAAGCGGATACTTTGATGAAAGCTACCTATGCCAGCCAAACTTTGCAGGCACTGCAAGCAAATTACCCTGATGGTCGTTGGCACTGGATTTTAGGGTTAGACACGTTTCTCACCTTACCCCGTTGGTATCATCGCCAGGAAATCGCCCCTGTTTGTGAGTGGTTAGTCGCTCCGCGTCCGCTCGTTGAATCACAAAGTCCCCCAATTCAGGTATTATGCGATCGGGTAGCACAACAGTTAGCCACTGAATCAATATACATTCGCTGGCAAATTATCGATCTACCTTTAGTAGGAATTTCGGCAAGCTTAGTCAGGCAATACTACCGCGATCGCCGTTCGATCCGCTACTTCGTTCCTGAAGCGGTGAGGATCTATATTGGCGATCGGCAGTTATATACATAACGATCCCAATGATTTGTGTGCTTTTTCTGTCAATGTCGCTGAAGCTAGTTTAGAATAGAGCGCCCTTTGCGATATGATCGATTGTCAATAATAGGTATTTTATTCACTACACCAGAGGGCAAGACGCTGTGATTAGAGTTGCAATCAATGGTTTTGGGCGGATCGGACGTAACTTCATGCGTTGCTGGCTTCTGAGAGACAGCAGCGATATCGAAATAGTCGCGATCAACGATACTTCCGATCCGAAGACCAACGCTCATCTGCTGAAGTATGACACCATGTTGGGGACTTTAAAAGGCATCGACATCAGCGCAGATGAAAATTCGATTATCGTCAAGGGTAAGACGGTTAAATGCACCTCCGATCGCAATCCAGAGAACTTGCCTTGGAAAGACTGGGATATCGATCTCATTATCGAATCGACAGGTGTATTCACCAGTCGGGAAGGGGCAACCAAACACTTGAACGCTGGTGCAAAGAAGGTGCTGATCACGGCTCCAGGTAAAAATGATGATGGTACGTTTGTCTATGGCGTAAACCATCACGAATACGCGCATGAAACGCACACAATCATAAGCAATGCTAGCTGTACCACGAACTGCTTAGCGCCCATCGTCAAAGTGCTGCACGAAAAATTCGGCATCATCAAAGGCACGATGACCACCACCCACAGCTACACTGGGGATCAAAGATTACTCGATGCCAGCCACCGCGATGTCAGACGGGCAAGAGCCGCAGCTATGAACATCGTTCCTACATCTACTGGTGCTGCTAAAGCAGTGGCTTTGGTACTACCAGACTTGAAAGGTAAGCTGAACGGTGTTGCTTTGCGCGTTCCTACTCCTAACGTCTCGATGGTAGACTTGGTTGCTCAGGTTGAAAAGCCAACCTTTGCTGAAGAAGTCAATTCCACGTTGAAGGAAGCTGCTGAAGGCTCCCTCAAGGGCATTCTAGAATATAGCGATCTACCTCTAGTATCCTCGGATTACCAAGGTCACGATGCTTCTTCCATCGTTGATGCTAGCTTAACGCTTGTTATGGGCAACGACCTAGTTAAAGTCATGGCTTGGTATGACAACGAATGGGGCTACAGCCAACGGGTATTAGATCTAGCTGAGTTAGTTGCTAGAGATTGGAAATAATGCATGGTTGACAGTTAACAGTTAACGGTTGACAGTTAACTAAAAATGCTGAAAACCCCGATCGCGGCTGAGAATCCGGTCGGGGTTTTTGTTAGTGCGATCGCTTAGTACGATCGCCGATTCTGCGGTAATCGTGCCGATAATTGCCGCTCCTTCACCCAAATGTTCGATCAGGGCTTCAGCTGGTTGTTGAGGTAGACACAGAACTAACTCAAAATCTTCGCCGCCATACAAAGCCCATTCTACAGCCTGTTCTGCAGTAACTAAATTAGACAAAGCTGGAGGAATCGGAATTTGATCGCGATCGATCCTCGCACCAACACTACTCATTTCGCAAATCTGGACGATCGCATCGGCTAAACCATCGCTGCTGTCCATACCTGAGATGGGGAGTCGGGAGTCGGGAGTCGGGAGTCGGGTAGGGGCGGGTTCACCTGAGATATCTGTGGGTAACAAAGCATTTTTGTAAACCCGCCCATACAGGTGTGGAGTGTAAGATACTAAAATTTCCCAGAGAATAGGTAAGACATCTAAGCGGGGTTTGGGGCGTTGGTGCGCCTGGACGAGAAAGGCGCGATCGCGATCGCTCAGATTTTGCCCGATTTCTGGATGTATGAGCAATTCTAAACCAGCACGAGAAGCACCATGAAAGCCTGTGATTGCGATCGCATCTCCGACTTGCGCTGTATTGCGATAAATTGTCTGGTTTGGCTCCACTTCGCCAAAAGCTGTAATCGAAACTGTAATAACTGGAGAACGACAGACATCTCCCCCTACAATCGGAGTTTGATGTAGTTTCAAACATTCATCCATGCCTTTGTAGAGGCGTTCTACCCACTCAACAGGAACCTCACCTGGTAATCCCAAGGCAACGGTAATTCCGAGCGGTGTAGCCCCCATTGCGGCTAAGTCAGACAGGTTAGCCGCAGTCGATCGCCATCCCACATCTTCTGGACTAGTGGTAGCATCGCTAAAATGTACTCCATCCACTAGCATATCTGTGGTTACCACCAGAGATTTTTCTGGCGATGATGATATTACGGCTGCATCATCACCGATAATTTCTGCCGGACAAAAACGCTGTAACCGCTCTAATAAACCTTGTTCGCCAATATCTTTAACTTTCACGACAAGCAGGGAGTAGGGAGTAGGGAGCAGGGAGCAGAGAAGAAAAGGCGTTTTGTGGTAGCTTTAATCGCAATATAAATATATTTTTTCCCATTCTCGATCGGATAATGGTTGTACGGCGAAGTCAACATAAAAACAATTTTTGGCAGATGCAACTAAAGCATTCATAACTGTTCTGACTAACTCTTCCTTTTGTAGATTCAGAGGTAGTTTTACTGGAGCAAAAACATCTTTACCAAATACTTGAGCAAACAACTCCTCATCTGGCTCCAACCGCATTGAACCATGTTGAAGAATAACATCACCCCGCCTTAGTTGAGCGCTACCAATTAATTTTGTCCCATCCTTCAAAACGAGATCTGCTCCTGTTGCCGTACCAAAACAGTTAGGGTTATGAATGTACCCTCGTCCAGCCGTACCATAGTGTAGCTGGATGCCGAGCGATCGCCACCCCTGAATGAGAAATTCACAAATTTGTTTGTATGCTTGAGTGCGACTCCCAGATAATCCCGACATCACCACAGCATAGGTTAGATCGCCTTGATGTAAAACTGCTCTGCCTCCCGTTGGACGGCGTACCAAATCGAGCGCCCTACCATTCCAAATTAAATTTTGCCAGCGATCGGGATACTGATGTTGATGGTAGCCAAGAGAAATTGCTGGCGGCGACCAACTGTAAAACCTTAGCGTAGCAGGCATTAGACCTAACTGATGCTGCTCGACCAGATAGAGATCGATCGCCATTTGGACTGTTCCTGGTGCTTCTAGGTGAGGAATTAACCGCCAAAAGTTAAAAGTCAAAAGTTAAAAGTCAAAAGTAATTCTCCCTACTCCCTACTCCCTACTCCCTGCTCCCTTTCTTCACTGATAACTGATAACCATCAAGCAAATTCTTGTTGTAAAGCCTCGTCATTATCATCGGCGATCGTAGCTACGACTGTAATCAGGCGGGATACTTCGCCAGCAGAAAGTTCTGCTACAGTGCGGGTAGACAAAACCACAATTTGCTCGTCAAAGATACCGAAACTAGCTTCAAAGGTATCAGACCAGTTCATTTCTAGTAATCGCCGCATTAAGCCAGCATCGTTTTTGGTGGGTAATTTTAATACCGCAGACCAAACTTTGAACGTGTCTTCATCGGTTTGTCCGGTTAGTTGCACGAAGACTTCAACGCTACCATACTTAAACTTCCATAAATAGCTATTTTGAGTATGACTGACCATTGCACTTTCATCTTGCTGCAAGCTTGCAATGACAGTTTCGATCACCTCTACATGGTTAATGCCAGTACCTTCAACTAACTCTTCGAGGATTTCTTCGCTAGACATAGAGTCACTTACTACCGTTGCCGGATCGGGTCGATCGCTCGTCATAGAAATCTTTTCTCATAACGTTGAGGTCATCTAGACCCAATTTATCGCTTTTAAGGGTAGTCGTTGCCCTAGCTTAGCAATAAATCTTAATCCTATTCTGATGTTGTGAGGTGGTGGCAATGCCACCACCTCACAACACAATTTCTACGCAGGTTTGCGTGCTACCAATATCTTACTCATGTATTGGACATCAGTAGTCACATTCTCAAAACCTGCCTTTTCCAAACGCTCTACTAAGTCATCTGTCATGTAATGTCTGTAGTATGGCTCGTGGAAGGTTTCGTAGAAGCCTGTCATTGCTGGCTCCATTTCTGGAGAGTCGCTCATCTGAATTGAGTCGCAGATGATAAACTTACCACCTGGCTTGGTGACTCGGAAAGCATCCTCAATGACCTGCTGCCGTGCAACTGCTGGCAGTTCGTGGAATAAGAATACGCTGGTCGTAGCGTGGAAGTAGTTATCCATATATGGCAACTCTTCAGCATTAGCTTGCAGCAGTTGCGGTAGTTCCCCAGGAATTTGAGACAACATCTGATTGGCTTTGCGCAAATAGGCTGGAGATAAATCTGTACCGAATAGCGATGCCTTGGGTAAAGCGGCGCGAATCATTTTTAAGGTACGACCAGTACCGCAAGCAATATCGAGAACCTTAATTTGGCTAGCGGGTACATCGTCAAAAGCACTCAATCCTTGCTTTAAGGGTACGAGAATCCGCCGCCGCATGGCATCAGCCGAACCGCCAAATAAGATTTCCACTTGTAAATCGTAGAGATTGGCTGATAAATCGCTTAAATAGCCACCCGTTTGATGGTGGAAATTTTGCAGGTAGTAGCTGGGATAGCCAGCAGTCTCTAAATTGGGGTCGAAATCTTGGTAGTTTTTTTGTTTAGCTCTTTCCCAAATTTGCGGCAAATCGAACCATACAGCCGGATAGTAAAGGAAAAACTCATCCCAAGGGTTATCGAACAGTATATTGTGGGGATATACTCCCGCCTCGGCATCTTGCCAGTCTACTTCTAACAGACGTTCGTAGCGCTGGTGAATTTTCTGTAGCACGTCTAGAGGCAAAGGCTTGGACTTGCGATCGCTCGGCGAAACGAGGCTCATCAACCGCGTGCTGAGTATCTTGTGAGCGAGTCCGAAGTAATTTTTGCTCTGCTGAAAAGTTTGATATGTCAGTTTTGTTAAAGTGTCAGCCATAGGTAGTTGCTGGAATCAGTGTTGAGTCGGTCTTTACCTAATCTTTAATTTATTGTAAATAAGTGTAACGAGAAATTCCTAAATCTTTCGATAGGTCTGGAGATTTTTGGTGAAAAATTTTTGGACGCTGGTAATGCGTGCTTACTGCATGAAAAAAGCCACCTGCAATTTGGTGGCTGAAAACTCATTTAGCGATGTAGAGGCGTTACATGTAACGTTCTAGCAATCGTAGTAGAGGGCAAATTCATAAGGATGGGGGCGTAACCGCATCGGGTTAACTTCGTTATCAAGCTTGTAAGCAATCCAGGTTTGGAGGAAATCTTCCGTGAATACTCCAGTTGTCGTTAAGAATTCATGATCTTTTTCCAATGCTTCTAGAGCGTCTTCTAACGAGCCAGGAGTGGAAGGAATCTTGCTTAACTCTTCTGGAGACAAGTCGTAGATGTCCACGTCTAAGGGTTCGCCAGGGTCGATCTGATTCTTAATCCCGTCCAATCCAGCGCAAAGCATAGCAGCAAAGGCTAGATAGGGGTTAGCGGTTGCATCTGGACAACGGAACTCTAATCGCTTAGCTTTGGGATTGGTTCCAGATAGCGGAATGCGGATGGAAGCAGAGCGGTTACCTTGAGAATAAGCAAGGTTTACAGGCGCTTCAAACCCAGGTACTAAGCGCTTGTAAGAATTAGTTGTGGGATTGGTTAAAGCTAAAAGTGCAGGAGCGTGCTTGAGGATACCACCAATGTAATGCAGCCCCATTTCACTTAAACCAGCATACTTATCGCCTGCAAACAAAGGCTGCCCATCTTTCCAAATTGATTGGTGGGTGTGCATCCCGGAGCCATTGTCGTTAAACACTGGCTTTGGCATAAAGGTGATAGTTTTGCCATACTTTCTGGCAACATTTTTGATGACGTACTTATAAATCATCAAATTATCAGCCGACCTAATCATAGTATCGAACCGGATACCAAGTTCGCACTGTCCACCGCTTGCGACTTCATGGTGGTGCTTTTCAATCGGTACTCCACACTTAGCCATTGTCAGCAACATCTCAGTCCGCATATCCTGAGATGTATCTGTTGGCGCAACAGGGAAATATCCCTCTTTGTAGCGGGGTTTGTAGCCCAGGTTGCCACCCTCTTCTTTTCTACCTGTATTCCAACGCCCTTCAATGGAATCTACGTGGTAGTATCCTTCGTGCTGATTTTGGTCGAAGCGGACATCATCAAAAATGAAAAACTCGGCTTCTGGACCAAAAAAGGCTGTGTCACCGATGCCTGTGGAAATTAGGTAGTCTAGGGCTTTTTGAGCAATAGAGC from Chroococcidiopsis sp. SAG 2025 harbors:
- a CDS encoding class I SAM-dependent methyltransferase → MADTLTKLTYQTFQQSKNYFGLAHKILSTRLMSLVSPSDRKSKPLPLDVLQKIHQRYERLLEVDWQDAEAGVYPHNILFDNPWDEFFLYYPAVWFDLPQIWERAKQKNYQDFDPNLETAGYPSYYLQNFHHQTGGYLSDLSANLYDLQVEILFGGSADAMRRRILVPLKQGLSAFDDVPASQIKVLDIACGTGRTLKMIRAALPKASLFGTDLSPAYLRKANQMLSQIPGELPQLLQANAEELPYMDNYFHATTSVFLFHELPAVARQQVIEDAFRVTKPGGKFIICDSIQMSDSPEMEPAMTGFYETFHEPYYRHYMTDDLVERLEKAGFENVTTDVQYMSKILVARKPA
- the nadD gene encoding nicotinate (nicotinamide) nucleotide adenylyltransferase; the protein is MKKLGIFGGTFDPVHWGHLLVAESACSQVGLERVIWVVNSRPHYKQSTPFQHRWEMVRQAIADRRDWEIAPQADTLMKATYASQTLQALQANYPDGRWHWILGLDTFLTLPRWYHRQEIAPVCEWLVAPRPLVESQSPPIQVLCDRVAQQLATESIYIRWQIIDLPLVGISASLVRQYYRDRRSIRYFVPEAVRIYIGDRQLYT
- a CDS encoding YbjN domain-containing protein, producing the protein MTSDRPDPATVVSDSMSSEEILEELVEGTGINHVEVIETVIASLQQDESAMVSHTQNSYLWKFKYGSVEVFVQLTGQTDEDTFKVWSAVLKLPTKNDAGLMRRLLEMNWSDTFEASFGIFDEQIVVLSTRTVAELSAGEVSRLITVVATIADDNDEALQQEFA
- a CDS encoding type I glyceraldehyde-3-phosphate dehydrogenase, whose translation is MIRVAINGFGRIGRNFMRCWLLRDSSDIEIVAINDTSDPKTNAHLLKYDTMLGTLKGIDISADENSIIVKGKTVKCTSDRNPENLPWKDWDIDLIIESTGVFTSREGATKHLNAGAKKVLITAPGKNDDGTFVYGVNHHEYAHETHTIISNASCTTNCLAPIVKVLHEKFGIIKGTMTTTHSYTGDQRLLDASHRDVRRARAAAMNIVPTSTGAAKAVALVLPDLKGKLNGVALRVPTPNVSMVDLVAQVEKPTFAEEVNSTLKEAAEGSLKGILEYSDLPLVSSDYQGHDASSIVDASLTLVMGNDLVKVMAWYDNEWGYSQRVLDLAELVARDWK
- a CDS encoding biotin/lipoate A/B protein ligase family protein, coding for MAIDLYLVEQHQLGLMPATLRFYSWSPPAISLGYHQHQYPDRWQNLIWNGRALDLVRRPTGGRAVLHQGDLTYAVVMSGLSGSRTQAYKQICEFLIQGWRSLGIQLHYGTAGRGYIHNPNCFGTATGADLVLKDGTKLIGSAQLRRGDVILQHGSMRLEPDEELFAQVFGKDVFAPVKLPLNLQKEELVRTVMNALVASAKNCFYVDFAVQPLSDREWEKIYLYCD
- the thiL gene encoding thiamine-phosphate kinase; its protein translation is MKVKDIGEQGLLERLQRFCPAEIIGDDAAVISSSPEKSLVVTTDMLVDGVHFSDATTSPEDVGWRSTAANLSDLAAMGATPLGITVALGLPGEVPVEWVERLYKGMDECLKLHQTPIVGGDVCRSPVITVSITAFGEVEPNQTIYRNTAQVGDAIAITGFHGASRAGLELLIHPEIGQNLSDRDRAFLVQAHQRPKPRLDVLPILWEILVSYTPHLYGRVYKNALLPTDISGEPAPTRLPTPDSRLPISGMDSSDGLADAIVQICEMSSVGARIDRDQIPIPPALSNLVTAEQAVEWALYGGEDFELVLCLPQQPAEALIEHLGEGAAIIGTITAESAIVLSDRTNKNPDRILSRDRGFQHF
- the glnA gene encoding type I glutamate--ammonia ligase; this encodes MPETAQEVLKMIQDQNIQVIDLKFIDTPGIWQHLTVYQNQIEESSFTDGVAFDGSSIRGWKAINESDMAMVPDPKTAWIDPFMAEPTLSLICSIIEPRTGEPYARDPRSIAQKALDYLISTGIGDTAFFGPEAEFFIFDDVRFDQNQHEGYYHVDSIEGRWNTGRKEEGGNLGYKPRYKEGYFPVAPTDTSQDMRTEMLLTMAKCGVPIEKHHHEVASGGQCELGIRFDTMIRSADNLMIYKYVIKNVARKYGKTITFMPKPVFNDNGSGMHTHQSIWKDGQPLFAGDKYAGLSEMGLHYIGGILKHAPALLALTNPTTNSYKRLVPGFEAPVNLAYSQGNRSASIRIPLSGTNPKAKRLEFRCPDATANPYLAFAAMLCAGLDGIKNQIDPGEPLDVDIYDLSPEELSKIPSTPGSLEDALEALEKDHEFLTTTGVFTEDFLQTWIAYKLDNEVNPMRLRPHPYEFALYYDC